Part of the Hirundo rustica isolate bHirRus1 chromosome 3, bHirRus1.pri.v3, whole genome shotgun sequence genome, CCTTCCACCAATAGCTCAGGCTGGTGGAAGAGCAATTATGGTCACTGAACACTACTTTAAAAGACCAAGCATACCTTTACCTATCATGTTATACCAGTATCACCTTAGGATTGTATGTTTTACAGGCCCAGCAAAAACAAGTTACAACTCTTCTTTGCCAGCCATGTAATTCTTTTCCCCGTGAGCAGAGAATGGGAATGAGAAGCTGAATCACTGCAACAATTACTCTAAGTATGTTAGTGCCCAGCTTGTTATTGCCCATGCCACCTCAATCAAAAATATCCTTgttttttacttaaaataatGAAGATTTCTGAATTTAGCCATTAGGTCAGAAAAGTTTGGCACAGTTTCTTTACAAACAGAACTACAAGTTTCTGCAagatctattttaaaataaaacataactaAAGGTTATTTTGGATAACTGACTCTAAGTATAATTCATAATAACACAGAAGGGAGCAAATAGAATAAATGGGCAATGTTTACCTACCTTTAGAGAGcaattttctgaatttctgagtTGCTGTGAGTTGTTGATCAGGATCATCTGAAAAAATCATCTGTACCATATCTACCGTAATAACTTCTTCCTAAAAATGCAAGGAGGATATCATATAGTGCAATACTAtgctgacttattaaagaaaatatgggtattgatctagtattgatacccaactgtgacggacaaaaactctctaacagcttaaagttagaaagtgtatgtttattacaaCGCGGGCAGCATGCaggatagctcccaaatacacaccacaatttacaggtgatcacagagtccttttatttacaaagcactgaatacccaaaacacaaacgcatattcataaccctggtacatcccattccccgcttcgtatggtaattagctcaaaGGCTATTAAGCACGTGTACTTTGTcctttgaaatgggtcggtggtccttttcatggggaggggtccccaaaatgaggaagtaaagaagtcttcctcattctgacctttctaccttttcaatgcaaatgtgataaatgaaccttggtaggactcctatttcaTGTCTTCATGACCGTTCAatgagtttctgggcagaggaggcctacaactgtcttatgttcctaaaagccaTTTATCAGTTTTTGTATTCTTCAtaataaacacagctaaccaaacataaagctgacaagtaatcagttattctaatatggaagagtgattccaaacccagtttctcttagttaattactaacttttaatttcagcaaagccaaCCCATCTATTTTCGTTAATTTCTGCAAAGCctatctctaactaaaatcttaacccttcgaaaatccttaattctctaaagtttatgtctcaatGCACACTAATAGATATCATTCTAAACACACTGCAAAGTATTTACCTCTGGAATAGGAACAGTAGAGCTGACGTCAGGATCCTGAATTGGGCTTTCTACCATGGATTCCTCATTTCCCGGGAGAGACACATTTCGGCGtttaaacagctgaaaaaaagggaaatttttggGAGATATTTGGAGTTACCAAAGTGTGATGACATACACTTGAAGAAATGCTTTCACCAATACCAGTCAAAGAATTTTACCTACTCACATTCCTATTCACCAATGCAAGCAGAATTCTATACAAAAGTCTAAATAACATAAAGGAGAAAAACTATCTTATCTGTATCTTGAGAAACTGCACAGCAACATTTCCGATAGACATTTAGGACTAAATTCTTACTAAATGGATCTTATAAAGATCCATCAttttttccacaagaaaaaagaagaagttctttctgcttttaagtCTTTTATCCCTTATAATTAGCATGcattttaagcaaaaaaaatagTATTCTACAAGCTACTTTCCCCTTTCTTGGTTTATAGGTTAAAATCATCAACACACAGGCAATGTTTGTGTTTCAGCACACTGCATTACTCCCTTCTACAAAAGACTACTAAGCAGCACCTGTATTTTATACCCAGCGAAGGAAAGATTAAACCAGAAGTATAATTTtcataaagaagagaaaaaaaatagtgtagCTTCAAGGTGAAGTTCTAAACCATGCAACATTAAACATTCTTCATGTCCAAAAATTGCTTTACAATTGGCTGCACGCACTGCCTGTGCTCAGAATACATACCAGCATGGTAGCGTTTAATAAACTATTCAATGAGTGCCTCTTCATTTTCTGCCATACAAGCAAAACATTCACATCAACCTATATTTTTATCTGTATTCCAGTACTACACTTACAACTAGTGTAACCAACATGTCTAAGATTACATTTGTAcctttagaaagaaattatagACTCTAAGTCTATTGACTAAGATTTCACTTGTAAACATAATGATGAAACCAACTATAAATCCTGACAGTTTTGTCCCTCTAGGTGTCTACAGACCTAGGTTTCTGCTGTTCTACATGTCCCAAACTGCCAAACAACTCCATGTTTACATCCAGCTCTATTTCAACAGGAATCTAAACCAAGGCATCCTCTCCCCTGCTCAACGCACTTAAGGGTTGGGCATAACTCTGGACACAGACCAACTACAGAATCCCAAATGCAAATGAGGCTTCATTCCATTTAAACccacaaaggaagaagaaacaaaattccGCTTTTGGAAGACCAGCCATTCTTTCTAGCACTCAACAAGGACACAGAAGCTCTTGGTTGAAAATTATAAACTTGTTTGGTCTTTTTACCAGTCACAATTTCTTCTGGAGCACAAGTGGTCTCATGTCCCTACATAAACTCATTCTCAGGTCAGGGGGAGCTGAAAAACCCTGAGGTCCAACAAACTAAGTCCAAGCAGAGCATAACAGTAGTCTCATTGTTCCAACAGTCAGCATGGGAGAGGAAACACCcataattttcataatttatctAGGGAACATTTACaacaaaatatataaacaaaactTTCACCAGGAACTGCAATGCAGTTACCCATCCACAGGTAAGTGCTCCAGTACCACACCACTTCGGACTCTTACCCCTCTGGCCCAAATAACTGAAATTCCTTTTCCATGCACCACTTTCCCAGTAGAAGGGTAAGCACTCCCACCTCAGAGCAGACTGTTGATCCAGAGCCTGGAACACTCTCTAGGTTGTGGGAGACAAACTCATCCATGTTAGACCAAACAGAAAGACAAACTACATTCCTTACTTTCCTGGCAAGAAACTATGACAAGCTATTAAATAATACAACGTTCCATGTACTCTGATCACTAAAAATTCAATGAGAACAACTGCAAATGTTTTTGTAGTAGTTCAAGGACACTAACTGGTGGCCACTTTAATAAAGTCAGTGCAGAAGAGGTCTTAGGCAATTTGAAGCATGGTatcaaagatgaaaaaaatcctctgtctTCACAGAGCAAAACTTTGACCCCAGCTCTAGCAGAGAACACAAGGTTTCAAATTCTCACTGGAAATATGAGTGTTCTTTCAGTCTAGTCTCACATGTTTAAACCTAGACTAtggattaaaattaaaagtcaCAGCTCTCTCTTCTGTGTGCCCTAGTAACTTAAAAGGgcttctgttcatttttttattatcctaTTGAGAGGTGCCTGGTGCTTCCCACaattgcaaagaaaacagaCATTCAACCTGGCACTCCTGGATTCCACTCCGAAGGATGAGCCTGTTCAAGTCCTCTCAGGCCCCTGAATTTAGCTCCACAGGCACTGAACAGCGAACAGCTCACCAAGATGCTTAcctgctcttctcttttctgcttccGAAGCTGgatcccttcctcctctcttctcctgcgCATTTCTTGGGGATTAAGAGCATTGTTCTTGTAGCTTTTCATTCTGAAGTTATCTTTACCCGGGCTTGCCATGTTGTCtattgaaaaaatacaaaattactcCAAAAGGCCAAAGCTGCCATCTCTTAGACTACAAAAATATCTACAGCTGCGGTATATACTTCTGCATCTGTTTGCAATACACAGTTCATCAACAAAAATCTTTCatgcagaaatcacagaaaaccTAAGTCTAGACAGACATTTCCAAACTGCAGATTAAACTACAGTTCGTCTGAAGGATCAGCTACAGCATTGAAGGGCATAAGCTACTGTAAAAAGAAGCTCTCTATCTTAcaagcaaactgaaaaacaaaaagcagagacATTACGCTGCTAAATTTTGATTCTGTCGGCAAGCAAGCAAAGAaatttccctcctcctctcaaAAGATGACAATAAATGCATTACAAATAAGGacaaacccaagaaaaaaatctgcagtaaTTGCTGCTTCATTTAATACCTTACGGCATTGTCTCTTTACTCTCACTATCTCACAAACACAACAGAATCGAAGCGCTATGCTTTTCCTATTTAACTGTGtgtaggaaaataatttaagggTCGGTAGCACCCAGACAGGCAtactctttttcattttaaactaaCAAAATTGTCTCACTCCAATTGCCAGTTCTTTTAATGGATTTAGAAGATTAGAATCTGACTGTCGATTCAAGCTGTGGAAAGATAAAAGTGATAGGTCACAATTCTGTCACCCGAATGATCAAACAGAGTGGAAAAGGTTGTTAATAGCATACtgcctttcaaaaaaaaattaaagatagaACTGAGGCCTTCATCTGAGAAACAACTGtcaaaaacaagacaaaaacaagATATAGAAACTATCACTCGTCTGGAAttctacaaagagaaaaaacatgtaAACTACAGCTCCTGAGCTGTGCACAATTCTCTGGCAACTTCCATGCTGAGAcgttttggtttgtttttgtttttttaaatcagcagTATCAAGGACCACTAAGCAATAAACACAAGCTACGAGAAGAAAACAGACTGCAGACTTAGGCTGACACCAAGACACCACCACAAGGACTCAGCAGCCTGTTTCACCCAAGGATTTGCTTCACAAGAACCTAAGAAAACTACTGACATCTCTGCACAATAAAGCTAAGTATGCCACTGTCTAAGACAAATTTCTAGCAACAGTCATGTAACTTTATTTTCCCAACAATGCTACTGGATCATCTAGTCCTAGAACACCATCCCTTTCTTAATCGTTCATGCCTTGCTAATTTAGTTGTGCCAATGAAACGACAGTCCAAGAAATGGACTGGACAAGAGAAATGGCACATTCAAAGTAACCCAGTCACCAGCTCTCTGAAGAGTTACAGAAGGTCAACTGGAAGAAAGGTCTCatcaaaattgtttttaaaatgaaaagttaagAAACTTCTAACTTCAGTCCCCCCACAAGGCTTTTAATATAGCCATCATAAGGGCAAGAAGACTGGTAGTCCCTGGTTTCATACCTTCTGCATCTAGATCCAAGCAAGCCTGCACTTATCTGCTACAAAACTACACCTGTTTTAACGGCAAATACTTCCACCTACTACACCCTGCATTGCACCCACTTGTTGTGCATAGTCTAAGACCTATCatactactttttttcttctccttgtaCACATAAAGCCCACTAAACACGGCGCCTCGCTGTCCCTCCGCCTCTTCCCCGGCCCGCAAGGACTGAGCGGCCCGAGACAGCAGGACTGAGTGACCTGTCAGCCGGAGAGGCCGGACACCcgcccaccctcacagcccgGCTACACACAGCGAGGAGCGACGCTCTTCACTCACGTTCCCAGCAGAAAGGGTGGAACGTCCCCTCCACCAGCAccaaggcagggaaaagggcGGATGGAAGAGCCCTCTTACCTGAAGACGCGGACACCCCGTCCCAGCCCGGACCGAGCTGCCGTGAGGGCAATGCCCCGCCGGAGCCAGCGGCAGACCGACCTGCGCCGGGGAGCCCGACCGCACCGGCCACCTCGCCCCTCTGCTGCCCCTACCCGCCGGCTCTCAGCGCTTTTCCCTCCTTACCCATCGCGGCGGACACGCCCGGCGCCCGGCGCCGTCCGAACGCGAGATCGCCGCTCCGGCGGCACACACCGATGCAAGATGGCGGACGCCGCCCCGCCGCGCGCCGCACTGGCCGAGGGGCGGGGCCCGCCgctcccagcagcctctgcgcggcaccgcccgccccgggccggggaACGGCGTTTCCCAGCGGGCAGCGCGCACAGGGGGCGGGGCGTGAGGCGGAGCGGGCGGGAAGCGGTTCCCGGTCCCGGGTCCGCGGCACCTCCACCCCCACCTGCACCGCCATGGTGCTGTGCGACGTGTGCGGGCAGGCGCTGCCCTCCGAGGCGGCGGCCAGGCGGCACCTGCGGCGCCCGTCCCTGTGCCGCCGCCAGCCCCGCAGCCCGCTctgcgccgccgccgccgcgggctGCGACGAGCTCCGGCGGCAGCTGGAGACGGCCCAGCCGGAGCCGGGCCCTCCGGGCTCCCTCCACCCCGGGGCACCGCCCGAATGCCCGTTCTGtggggaggcggcggggcgggagctggaggagcacGTCAGGGCGCGGCACGGGCACCTGCTGGGCGCCCCGGGCTCCGGTGAGCGGCGGCGGGAAGGGAGGCAAGGAGGGAGGGATTTCTCCGCGGGGCTCGGGGGTGGCAGCGGAGAACCGGCCCGGGGATAAAGCTGGAGCAAGGGAAGTAGTTACGTATTTAGGTACTGTAGTTCGTGCTAGGCGCgatcagaattttattttgactgACTGGCCGAACGCTGGTAGTTCTTGCAGAAACTTAAAGGTGGCACCTCGGCTAGTGGGTAGTACCCTTGGAAGACTAGCACTGTGATGTAAGAAGCTGCATATGCTGACTAGATAAGTGGTGGTTAGAGTGCAAAATGTGCCAGTGCAGTCAACCACACTGCATAATCTgtgaataaaatgtttttcttaacaaaaaagTACTGCAAGAACACACCCACCCCATCCCCAGGTCATAgcactaaaaaaatattttactttcacGTGTGCAAATAATGCAGAGCTTGAATAATTTACTTGCCTGCTTGCcagtttctgctttaaaaatagttgTATTAAGGTGTTTCggttttttctgtatttgacATGTTTTAGAAAACGGTATTTTGCAGTGTTCCTTTAAATGCTCCTGGTGAATTTAGATGCTTGTACCACCAATTTTTCCTCTAATCAGTCATAAACATTTACCTGGGACAAATGCCTTCCAGAAACTGCTAACACAGGATATCAATTCTTGTGTTTTGTGAACCGAGGAAGGTGCAGATAAAATCTAGGGACTTGAGGAGAGTTAGATGGAGTCAGGCACTTGTCTGTGGTTCCCAGCAACAGAACAACAGGCAGTGGGCACAAGTCAAAACATGAGGAATGCTGTTTAAATTCAACAACACTTATGTATATTGTGAGAATGGTTAAAGGCTAGAATACATTCCTCTGGGGAGTTTGTGAAGAGTCTGTACTAGGAGTTATTCAAAAAATGACTGGGAAAGGCTGTGTGTAACTTGACCTATTTAATCTGACCATTCTACCAGGGACTAGATGATCCCCAGAAATCCTTTTGAGCTTTACCTATGCTACATGGTACCCTCAATAATAGTACTAAAACTGCAGAAAGAACATTTATTTGAGGAGAtgcaggaagacaaaaaaaataagaatgacAGCACTTTTTAGTCTTTCAGCCCAACAACTGCTGTGTTATTACAGGAATGTTAAATTTTCCTGTTAGCGGAATGCATCCTATTAATGGTTTGATATTTCAGACTAAGCATTTCTTGATACAAATATTGTAATAGCAAATTGTGATCTGTAAGTTAAAAGGGGCAGAAGTTAattgaaagaaggaaaaaaatgtcttaaaatttTTGTGTATTTAGATACAAATTCTTAAGTGGTGAAGAGAGTAACAGCTGTTTAGAATTCGCTGTCTTTCATTGGGGAATTTCAGTGGCAACACAAACTTCATTACTGTATATTTGTCTTAGATTGTATATCAGTTAGGGGATGATTCTAGCAAAAAAACTACAGGAATTGTATTTGTCaagaaactgcatttctttttcagatgcAGAAAATGGTGAACAGCTATATGAATGTCCTATGTGTAGTCTTACCTGTACAAACATTCAGATACTTGAAGAACATGTGGATTTACACTTAGAGGAACATAGCTTTTCAGAAGGTACATGAAAGGGTACAGGCTTGGTAATACTTGAAAGcatttgcaaatatttgcatgttGTAGTGTAGAATCTcatgtaaaatttaaaataaatatttctgtatttaaaggGAACTTGGACATATGTATAATGAAGTTAACATAGCTAAGGTCCTATCACTTGCCCAAGTGCTCTACTTAATTACCATGCTAATAAAGCAATCTTTTCCTATGCATGGTTGCTAAGTAAATGAACTGTAtattagagaaaagaaaaaattagagcaaaaaatgtttaaaagacaCTAGTATgatgcatttgtttttctagcTCTGTAGAAGGTTTACATAAATGGAGTTTACAGTGGCATGTTCCACTGTGATGATTTGAGAGTTTATAGCTTatgaaaacttcattttttttctcaatttataTCTGCAAATAGTTTGCTGAATCATTAATCATGGCATTAAAGTTAAAAAATctatattgattttattttctaacatGGCTAACAGAATCTTAGAGATTCCCTATTCAGTTCTCTGATTGTAAACTTTTGTCACTTATGAGACTGCTAGCAATGGTCTTAGATGTTAATAAGCAATATTAAAGGAACTGTGACTTCTTGCTAACAGTGAAGTGAAACACAGTAAACAAAAGCTGTCTTCTCAGTGGTACAGGTACATGTATTATTTGCCAAGTAATTGCCCCAGTAACTGCATGAACTTTGTCCAAGTCAGGAGTCTGAGTTGTGGTATACTGAATGCAGTCAGTCCTGTTCAGTGTTCATCGCTAATAGCGCAAAATAATGTGGGGTGCATCCCCTAAAATTAATGCCCACTTGTGTTTATGTATGTCTGCTTATAAAGGAATCtctaaaaattaaacaaatgatCCCTCAAAGCATTACTAAACTCCTGACCAAGTCCCTTCACTTGTTGTTCGGGGGTAGGTGGAAACCGAGATCTAGAACTGGCTCAGCAACTCCAAACTGAAGAAGATGAACGGCAGAGATCAGAAGAAGAGAAGCGAGAGagggaagaatttaaaaagctgCAGGTACCCTCTTGTTTCTAAACTTAAAACTGGTTGTGCCTTTAGAAGTTGAGTATCTTGGAATTGTAATGTCCTGGAATGGCCTTACCAGGCTGGATGGTGCAAGCCACACAGTCTGTGTTGGGGTAATGGTGCAGGGATGGGTTGGAAGCAAATCCAGTCTCTTGGCAATGCTGATCCTGGCAGAGTGCTGGACATGGCAGCCTTGAGTTACTTGGCTTTACAGCTTTGAGTGGTGCTGGCTCAGGAtggggctggctgctccctgtgcttgCTGTTCTACTCTCCCAGCACACCTACTGCCTGTGCTTCAGCCAGCTCTAGTGCTCTGCCTTGCAGTGCAGGCTGGCGCATATTCCCTGCCAGAATGCCAAAGGCTCTGAGTATCTTGGCTGTCCTTTACTGGAATGCCATCACCTGCTGCAGgtcctgcttccctctgcctccCATCTCACAGCCCTCCCAACTCACTTCCCACTCTCACTACTCCTTGCCAGactgcctctgtgccagtggctcTGCCAGGAGGGAGCAAAGGGTTGTGTCTGCCCTTCCAGGCATGGCTTTCCTAGTCCTGCATTCATGTTCAGGGATGAAGCTTGGTCTTCAGCTCTAAAATAATTGTAATTCTGAAGTTTTTATGTCTCACAATTTTTCAAAGTTACTGGTAGTGATTTTGAGAAACTGCATGGACAAAaggtgaattttaaaaatgtgatttaaatcATGCACATTCCATCCCTAACAGAGACAATATGGCTTGGATAATTCTGGTGGCTTCAAGCAGCAATTTCTAAAGAATATGGAAAGAGAAGTTGATAGAGGAAGGATGCAGCCCTTTGAATATCATAAGAGAAAAGCCGACATGTTGGAAAGTTTGGCTTCTGGTATAGATGATGGGAAAACGAAGACATCAGGTAAAGATGCTGAAATTATCCAACTAAAACTGTACTTTCTAGACCTTAGATTGTAGTGACCAAATCAGTCTTTAACAAAACATATAATTCATCGTTTACGATTGGTTGTGTCCTAGTTCTAAACATTATTTTGTAGATCAATCCAAATTGTTATAGTCCTAAAGTTACAAGGAAATTATATcttgatatatttttaatctgtgttCTAACTTGgaggctgtttttctttttttttttttttctttttcttgctgtggaACTTGGAACCAAGTTGTCTGGTTAAGGGCACAAATACAAGTATTGTATGTATCAGAAGGTGCAAATTTGTTATTACAAGCTGGTTGCCCTTATCTCAGTGCTTGTCTACTGCTTAGTACTCATTGGTTACTAATCCAGTGTAGCTGTTCAAATTTACAGCAGCTTTTTACCTTGTGTTTCTGTTCATTGTTATATTGTGTAAGCTGGTTGCAGGTGAGCACAGTGTTCACCTGATTACAAAGCCCGAGAGAGGACTGGAAGGAGTAGACATCTACTTGCTACatcttcttttaaatgttttatagTTGGTGCAGAAACACAGGGCAGATGGGTCTCTGTGTCCCTTTCAAAAGCCTCCCTTGTCTTTACTTTCCAAGACCACAATTCAAAGGTCTTTGAGCCTATTGCTAGTGGTTCTGGCTTACAAAATATCTACTTGGTTCTTGacaggtaaaataaaatttcttctgtCAAATTGGTTGTGTAGAAATAACACATTTTCATTCTTAATAATGATTTAGATTTCAGAGAGgttctttgaaaataatttatggtGACTATGGAATAATTCTCTTCACAACAGCATGGCGATAAAAGGGCTTTGAGGATTTGCATATATGAATTCGAGAGAGCACTCCCAAGCATGTTCTTTCATGTAAAAAAGGAGACCTTGGAATATCCTGcaggagaattattttaaaatatttacaaaaattcTCAAGTTCTGTGccatttctgcctctttttttttttttttttccctcttagtTTCTCCACGAAAAATAAGCTGGGGGGAAGTAAAAGGTTTACATAGTATGCATAAGTATTGCTGTGTTTTTAAGATCTTGTACTGGAGGTGACAGGGGCACAGGAATGCTTTAGTGGTGACATACTTTTTCTATATCATTGTAATAGTTCCTTTGACTATCACAGTTTATAATTTAGTCCAAGCTGTTTAATTTAAAGTAATCATTGTGTAGCAACAGTGAAAAAATAGATTTAGTTTTGAAAGCTTCATAGTAAATAAATTCATCAAAGTAAAGACCATTGAAATTAAAGCGGGGCAATATGCACTGCTTTTGTGGTTTGGGCTCTGAATGtaatgaagttttaaaataaattgcattaatCTGTATCTGTTCCAAGTTGGGGAAGGAATCTTCTGGTAAATTTAGCAGTTCATTTTACAGATAAACTTCATGTTTTGTCTTCCTTTAGGAGTCATTGAAGCATTGTGCAAGTACTATCAGAATGAGAACAAAGATGTGAGGCGTGTGTGGCTTTCAGCAGGAGTAGACCACTTCCACTCATCTTTGGGCGACAGAGGCTGGGGTTGTGGTTACAGGAATTTCCAAATGCTCCTTTCCTCACTGTTGCAAAACAGCGTCTACAATGACTGCCTGAGAGGTATTAAACAAAATGCTGTTTGTGCCAGGTACCTTGGATGACAACCTCTGCTGAGTGACgttttgccttttcatttccACAGCAAGTCTTACAAGGTCAATGATACCTATTAAATGGTTGTTGTACCACTGGAACTTACTCTGAAAGAGTCTGAGGTGAATACTGGCAAGAAATGATGTGGTTGAAATTTTACCTTTAGTTTTTTTGGTGCATCTTTGTAACATCAACTGCCTGTTATAAAAtaagctgaatatttttaattaatagaCTATTTCAGTCACTGTAACAACAATTCAAAAGCTTTTCTATTCCAGATACTACACTAATTCCTAGTATCCCAAAGATTCAGTCCATGATTGAAGATGCCTGGAGAGAAGGTTTTGATCCTCATGGGGCATCTCACTTCAACAACAGATTACATGGTTCCAAAGCATGGATAGGAGCATGTGAAATTTATTCACTGTTAACCAGTCTCAGGATAAAgtaaatattgatttttgttgtggttgttaTTTTTAACTGCTGATTTAAGTGCTGTACCTTTAAAGGTTAGAATTCCCAACTGTGTGATGACAAAGCCACCTTAGTGACTAAACCATATATAAACAGATCTGATTGAATTCAGCATGAAGCTGTGTAACTACTTGCAGGTACATGTAACTACTTGTAAGAGGTACATGTACTGAGTAACTACTTAGATAATTGAGACTTGATGCAGAACTTTGCCACATATGCATAAATTAAAGCATTGattaaaaacttcatttctCTGAAAGTTTATTCTCAAGAAGAATCtgaatttcagttattttctttgggttttaaTTGGATTCTCCGGTGCACATGTATCACATacaaaaaaatgtaacattaaTTTTTGCAAGTTTCACAAGTTCTTGTTAGACTGAACAGAGTAGAGCACTTCTTTCTTATGTAATAAATTTTCAAGTTTGGGACAGTATGTTTCATTGCTTTGCAATTATGTGTCCCGTAGtcctgtattaaaaaataagaaagtagtaaGGACCACTGGGTGCAGGAGGCAAGGGACTCAGAggtgaaaaaatagttttaacaAGCAACATGCTTgaagttttattgttgttttcatTCTCAATGTTTTGTAGGTGCCAAATCATTGACTTTCACAAACCCACTGGCCCTATGGGTACACACCCTCGCTTGTTTGAGTGGATTTTGCATTACTATTCTACAGATAATGAAGGTGGTGCAAAGGTGGTGTGTACTTCCAGACCACCTATCTACCTGCAACATCAAGGTCAGTGTTGCAATATGCTGGTTTCTTACAATTCTCTATTTCTCTTTATATGTACTGCAGTTCAGAGCA contains:
- the ZUP1 gene encoding zinc finger-containing ubiquitin peptidase 1 gives rise to the protein MVLCDVCGQALPSEAAARRHLRRPSLCRRQPRSPLCAAAAAGCDELRRQLETAQPEPGPPGSLHPGAPPECPFCGEAAGRELEEHVRARHGHLLGAPGSDAENGEQLYECPMCSLTCTNIQILEEHVDLHLEEHSFSEGGNRDLELAQQLQTEEDERQRSEEEKREREEFKKLQRQYGLDNSGGFKQQFLKNMEREVDRGRMQPFEYHKRKADMLESLASGIDDGKTKTSGVIEALCKYYQNENKDVRRVWLSAGVDHFHSSLGDRGWGCGYRNFQMLLSSLLQNSVYNDCLRDTTLIPSIPKIQSMIEDAWREGFDPHGASHFNNRLHGSKAWIGACEIYSLLTSLRIKCQIIDFHKPTGPMGTHPRLFEWILHYYSTDNEGGAKVVCTSRPPIYLQHQGHSRTVVGIEEKKNKSLCLLLFDPGCSSQQMQKLLKQNSDGTGLKLLRKFVGSLKEKQYQIVAVDGVLSLEEKAARCRASQVLTSEKIP